A window of Thermosynechococcus sp. NK55a contains these coding sequences:
- a CDS encoding orange carotenoid protein N-terminal domain-containing protein, whose translation MTYTTDTRFTPSTLATAVQEVTTLFNCLSVDDKLGVLWFLYTETGRSITAAAPGTARLQLAEGLLNQVKALSFDEQLQFMRDLVANVDTPLTRAYGVFSPNTKLGFWYQLAELMKQGFVVPVPPGYTLSRDADRVFEAIKALDFGQQITVLRNAVVAMGVDPLAV comes from the coding sequence ATGACCTACACCACCGATACTCGTTTCACTCCCTCAACACTCGCTACGGCCGTTCAAGAGGTCACCACGCTTTTCAACTGCCTGAGCGTCGATGACAAACTAGGAGTCCTGTGGTTCCTCTACACTGAAACGGGTCGTTCAATTACAGCCGCCGCCCCTGGTACGGCTCGCCTACAGCTGGCGGAAGGGCTACTCAATCAGGTCAAAGCCCTCAGTTTTGATGAGCAACTCCAATTTATGCGTGACTTGGTGGCCAATGTGGACACCCCTCTCACCCGTGCCTACGGGGTCTTTAGCCCCAACACCAAGCTCGGCTTCTGGTACCAACTGGCAGAACTGATGAAACAGGGGTTTGTGGTACCTGTGCCCCCCGGTTATACCCTGAGCCGCGATGCTGATCGCGTGTTTGAGGCCATCAAAGCCCTTGACTTTGGTCAACAGATTACCGTCCTGCGGAATGCGGTGGTCGCCATGGGTGTGGATCCCCTTGCCGTCTAA
- a CDS encoding nuclear transport factor 2 family protein, with translation MTHLVHSIPGIDEPTLIAYFAALNGERYEDVAGLFAEEGVLYPPFEDPIIGRGAIAHYLHLEAVGMRAEPRTGELLSTEGIERRYRLIGKAKLPLFSVNVAWQFGLNPKNQITFVKVDLLATLEELLNYQPLRQQR, from the coding sequence ATGACCCATCTTGTTCATTCCATTCCCGGTATTGATGAACCGACGCTGATTGCCTATTTTGCTGCCCTCAATGGTGAACGCTACGAGGATGTGGCTGGCCTGTTTGCTGAGGAGGGAGTGCTCTATCCACCCTTTGAGGATCCCATCATTGGCCGTGGGGCGATCGCCCACTATCTCCACCTGGAAGCCGTGGGTATGCGAGCAGAACCCCGCACAGGAGAACTACTGAGCACAGAGGGCATAGAACGTCGCTACCGCCTCATCGGTAAAGCTAAGCTCCCCCTCTTTAGTGTCAATGTCGCTTGGCAATTTGGCCTCAATCCTAAGAATCAAATCACGTTTGTGAAAGTGGATTTGCTAGCCACCTTGGAGGAACTCCTCAACTATCAGCCTCTGCGTCAGCAGCGCTAG
- the sixA gene encoding phosphohistidine phosphatase SixA, with protein MFAGSDSDRPLTAKGEKKTQQIARRLLDLGIEAELILSSPLVRARQTAEILLEVGVAPELIISDLLAPSGSLQEWLRWLSHWRQEHAGALMAVGHEPNLSHWAELLTCGKALGHIELKKAGIIGLKIPETDPLGNSQLFWLTSPKLLLSGRGLA; from the coding sequence ATGTTTGCAGGCAGTGATAGCGATCGCCCCCTAACGGCCAAAGGCGAAAAGAAAACCCAGCAGATTGCGCGGCGGTTACTCGATTTAGGCATTGAGGCAGAACTCATTCTCTCCTCCCCACTGGTGCGGGCACGGCAAACGGCAGAAATTCTCCTTGAAGTGGGGGTTGCTCCCGAGCTGATAATTTCTGACCTACTGGCTCCGAGTGGCAGCCTGCAAGAATGGCTCCGTTGGCTCAGCCACTGGCGTCAAGAACATGCGGGTGCCCTAATGGCGGTGGGTCATGAACCCAATCTCAGTCACTGGGCAGAACTTCTCACCTGTGGCAAAGCCTTGGGACACATCGAACTCAAGAAGGCAGGCATCATTGGCTTGAAGATTCCAGAAACTGATCCCCTTGGCAATAGTCAACTCTTTTGGCTGACGTCTCCCAAGTTGTTGCTCAGTGGCCGTGGCCTTGCCTGA
- a CDS encoding bifunctional oligoribonuclease/PAP phosphatase NrnA, with amino-acid sequence MHSPYPVEVSESAPSDVEATHLELNGNALVKADTSKTDLVKAEVRLSDPRAEALRQMLERHRGTRQLIILQDFPDPDALSSAWTYKLIAEQFEIQCDIAYAGALSHQENITLARLTGMPLVRWSVQGTKNKEQRDCSCYQGYVLIDNQGTTSQLLPLVQEARLPAIAIIDHHSLQETIQAEFTDIRPTTRATATIFTQYLQAGLLTLDSSNPVHVKCATALMHGLRSDTDCLKQAKEEDFLAAAFLSRFIDYQLLNTILQSHRSKQVMDVIERSLKNRSIHNNFSISGVGYIRYEDRDAIPQAADFLVTEENVHTAVVYGLVHDEDEEVELIIGSLRTTKITLDPDEFIKEAFGKDSQGRFFGGGRSQAGGFEIPVGFLSGLNENPEYAKLKWSVYDTQIKQKLLHLVNPKNNVLHGTE; translated from the coding sequence ATGCACTCTCCCTATCCAGTTGAAGTCAGTGAATCTGCTCCCAGTGACGTTGAGGCGACACACCTTGAACTGAATGGTAACGCACTGGTGAAAGCAGACACGAGCAAAACGGATTTAGTGAAGGCAGAAGTTCGCTTGAGTGACCCCCGTGCTGAGGCCCTACGGCAAATGCTAGAACGCCATCGTGGGACGCGTCAGTTGATTATTCTCCAAGACTTTCCTGACCCAGATGCCCTCTCGTCGGCATGGACCTATAAGCTGATTGCTGAGCAATTTGAGATTCAGTGCGATATTGCCTACGCCGGTGCCCTCAGCCATCAGGAGAATATTACCCTAGCCCGGCTGACGGGGATGCCCCTAGTGCGCTGGTCTGTGCAGGGAACTAAAAATAAAGAGCAGCGGGACTGTAGCTGCTACCAGGGCTATGTCCTCATTGATAACCAAGGCACCACCAGCCAATTGCTCCCTCTGGTGCAGGAGGCCAGGCTGCCAGCGATCGCCATTATTGATCACCACAGTCTCCAAGAAACTATTCAAGCCGAGTTTACAGATATTCGGCCAACGACCCGCGCCACCGCCACTATCTTTACCCAATACCTGCAAGCAGGGCTCCTCACTCTCGATAGTAGCAACCCGGTCCATGTGAAATGTGCCACAGCTCTGATGCATGGTCTGCGCTCCGACACCGATTGCCTCAAACAAGCCAAAGAAGAGGACTTTCTAGCAGCGGCCTTTTTGAGTCGCTTCATTGACTATCAACTGCTGAACACCATTTTGCAGTCCCACCGCTCGAAGCAGGTGATGGATGTCATCGAGCGATCGCTGAAAAACCGCTCTATTCACAACAATTTCTCAATATCTGGCGTGGGTTACATCCGCTACGAAGACCGCGATGCCATTCCCCAAGCAGCAGATTTTCTGGTAACCGAGGAGAACGTCCACACCGCCGTTGTTTATGGCCTTGTCCACGACGAAGATGAAGAGGTAGAACTGATTATTGGCTCGCTGCGCACGACAAAAATTACCCTTGACCCCGATGAGTTTATCAAGGAGGCCTTTGGTAAGGATAGTCAGGGCCGCTTCTTTGGTGGTGGTCGCTCCCAAGCTGGCGGTTTTGAAATTCCCGTGGGCTTCTTGTCGGGGCTCAATGAGAATCCAGAATACGCTAAACTCAAGTGGAGCGTTTACGATACCCAGATTAAGCAGAAGCTCCTCCACCTCGTCAATCCCAAGAACAATGTCCTCCACGGCACGGAGTGA